GCTGGAGCGGCTGGCACTGATCTGCGCTGATGCCCATCCGCAACTGGTGCTCACCAGCTCGCGCTTCATGCGGTCCCAGGAGCGGGTCAACGCTCTGCTCCAGGGTGATTTGCCCGCGCCCCAGTGGGTTGACCCGGAGCAGTTGGCCGAGGCGGATTCATCCTGGCGCGGGCAGGCGCTCGCCCACGGCCAACTGGCCCTGCTGCAATACACCTCGGGCTCCACCTCGGCGCCCAAGGGCGTGATGCTGACCCACGACAACCTCTACAGTAATTGCCGCAGTGCCAGCCAGTGGATGGGCCCGGCCAGGAATCGCGTGGGTTGCAGCTGGCTGCCGCCCTATCACGACATGGGCCTGATGGGCGGAATCCTGCAGCCGATCTTCGATGCCTTCCCTACCGTGCTCATCAGCCCCGGGCACTTTGTCCAGCGGCCGCTGCGCTGGCTGGATGCGGTGTCCAGGTACGGCGCCGACGTCACCATCGCGCCCAACTTCGCCTTCGACCTGTGTGTCGAAAACATCACCGACGAGGAACTGGCAGAGCTCGACCTGAGCAAGCTCAAGGCTATCTATTGCGGGGCCGAGCCGGTGCGCCAGAGCACCCTGGCGCGCTTCTCCGAACGTTTTGCCGCCGCCGGCTTCAACCCGGCGGCCCTGGGCCCCTGCTACGGGTTGGCCGAGGCCACCGTACTGGTCTCGGGCAAGCGCCACGATGAGCCGGCGTTCAATACCCAGGTGGATCGGGACCAACTCGCCAGTGGCACCCTGGCCATTGTCGATGCCGAGGATGCCCGGGCCCTGCCGCTGGTCAGTAGCGGCAGGGTCGCCCCGGGCCTGCGTGTGGCGATTGTCGACCCTGTCAGCCTGCAACCGGTGGCGGACGGCCAGATCGGCGAGATCTGGGTCCAGGGCGACAACGTGGGCGCCGGCTACTGGGGCAAGGAAGCGCTGAGCCAGCAGGTGTTTCGCGCCAGCCTGCCGGGCATCCATGGGCGTTTCATGCGCACCGGCGATCTTGGCGCGCTGCACCGCGATGA
The DNA window shown above is from Pseudomonas protegens CHA0 and carries:
- a CDS encoding fatty acyl-AMP ligase; this translates as MAEVPGIECLSSVTEVLAYRAWRQPDAIAFIHLLDGEREEASISYAELWKRSQRLAAALQIFEPREKRVLMLFETGIDYIVSLFGLLLAGAVAIPAFPPVGTRGLERLALICADAHPQLVLTSSRFMRSQERVNALLQGDLPAPQWVDPEQLAEADSSWRGQALAHGQLALLQYTSGSTSAPKGVMLTHDNLYSNCRSASQWMGPARNRVGCSWLPPYHDMGLMGGILQPIFDAFPTVLISPGHFVQRPLRWLDAVSRYGADVTIAPNFAFDLCVENITDEELAELDLSKLKAIYCGAEPVRQSTLARFSERFAAAGFNPAALGPCYGLAEATVLVSGKRHDEPAFNTQVDRDQLASGTLAIVDAEDARALPLVSSGRVAPGLRVAIVDPVSLQPVADGQIGEIWVQGDNVGAGYWGKEALSQQVFRASLPGIHGRFMRTGDLGALHRDELFVTGRLKDLIIIAGRNLYPQDLELAVESADPRIRSNGCVAVGIDNGQQEQLAIVAEVKRSEKLDEAQQEQLRQVITSALVSQFGVAPARIHLAPMGGIPLTTSGKVQRQATRKALLNDTLARYGASRAAAAPTLKTATDALS